One genomic segment of Actinoplanes ianthinogenes includes these proteins:
- a CDS encoding vitamin B12-dependent ribonucleotide reductase — protein sequence MAGDGITAGRQRSRTNTSGGGGAAAGGLRVERVWTTAGVHPYDEVEWERRDVVMTNWRDGSINFEQRGVEFPGFWSVNAANIVTTKYFRGAVGTPERETSLRQLIDRVVQTYRKAGEEHGYFATPADAEVFDHELTWMLLHQVFSFNSPVWFNVGTKSPQQVSACFILSVDDSMDSILEWYKEEGLIFKGGSGSGVNLSRIRSSKELLSSGGTASGPVSFMRGADASAGTIKSGGATRRAAKMVILDVDHPDIEEFVSTKAREEDKIRALRDAGFDMDLGGADIVSVQYQNANNSVRVSDEFMTAYENGTEFGLRGRLNGEVIETIDAKKLFRDIAQAAWECADPGLQYDDTINDWHTNPETGRITASNPCSEYMSLDDSSCNLASLNLMKFLTADGGFEVEKFVKSVEFIITAMDISICFADFPTEKIGITTRAYRQLGIGYANLGALLMASGLPYDSDGGRSVAAAITSLMTGTAYRRSAELAGVVGAYDGYARNADAHQRVMRKHAAANDEVRAQGPVATEILREATRQWKNGNKIGEKNGWRNAQASVLAPTGTIGLMMDCDTTGIEPDLALVKFKKLVGGGSMQIVNQTVPRALRSLGYPEEQVEAIVEHIGEHGNVVDAPGLKPEHYAVFDCAMGDRSIAPIGHVRMMAAVQPFISGAISKTVNMPESATVEEIEEIHYQGWKLGLKALAIYRDNCKVGQPLSAGKTAKAAAPAAVEEKAVEKVVEKVVEYRPIRKRLPKKRPSETVSFSVGGAEGYLTASSYPDDGLGEVFLKMSKQGSTLAGVMDAFSVAISIGLQYGVPLETYVSKFTNMRFEPAGMTDDPDVRMASSVMDYIFRRLALDFLPYDTRAELGIFTAKERTAQAQAEAAAEAAAADLAVTNMAESAPAATPVTPTVTVAEVKASAVPEKPAGSSTELLELVTGHAADAPLCFTCGTKMRRAGSCYVCEGCGSTSGCS from the coding sequence ATGGCCGGAGACGGCATCACCGCAGGTCGCCAGCGCAGCCGGACCAACACCAGCGGCGGCGGCGGCGCGGCGGCCGGGGGGCTGCGCGTGGAGCGGGTGTGGACGACGGCGGGCGTCCACCCGTACGACGAGGTCGAGTGGGAACGCCGCGACGTCGTCATGACGAACTGGCGAGACGGCTCGATCAACTTCGAGCAGCGTGGCGTGGAGTTCCCGGGTTTCTGGAGCGTCAACGCCGCGAACATCGTGACGACCAAGTACTTCCGGGGCGCGGTCGGGACGCCCGAGCGGGAGACGTCGCTGCGGCAGTTGATCGACCGGGTCGTCCAGACGTACCGCAAGGCCGGCGAGGAGCACGGGTACTTCGCCACCCCGGCGGACGCCGAGGTGTTCGACCACGAGCTCACCTGGATGCTGCTGCACCAGGTGTTCAGCTTCAACTCGCCGGTCTGGTTCAACGTCGGCACCAAGTCGCCGCAGCAGGTCAGCGCCTGCTTCATCCTCTCCGTGGACGACTCGATGGACTCGATCCTCGAGTGGTACAAGGAGGAGGGCCTGATCTTCAAGGGCGGCTCCGGCTCGGGCGTCAACCTGTCCCGCATCCGCTCGTCCAAGGAGCTGCTGTCGTCGGGGGGGACGGCAAGCGGCCCGGTCAGCTTCATGCGGGGCGCGGACGCCAGCGCGGGCACCATCAAGTCCGGCGGCGCCACCCGGCGCGCGGCCAAGATGGTCATCCTCGACGTGGACCACCCGGACATCGAGGAGTTCGTCTCCACCAAGGCGCGCGAAGAGGACAAGATCCGCGCGCTGCGGGACGCCGGCTTCGACATGGACCTGGGCGGCGCCGACATCGTCTCGGTGCAGTACCAGAACGCCAACAACTCGGTGCGGGTCTCCGACGAGTTCATGACGGCGTACGAGAACGGCACCGAGTTCGGTCTCCGCGGCCGGCTCAACGGCGAGGTCATCGAGACCATCGACGCCAAGAAGCTGTTCCGTGACATCGCCCAGGCCGCCTGGGAGTGCGCCGACCCCGGCCTGCAGTACGACGACACCATCAACGACTGGCACACCAACCCCGAGACCGGCCGGATCACCGCGTCCAACCCGTGCTCGGAGTACATGTCGCTGGACGACTCGTCCTGCAACCTGGCCTCGCTGAACCTGATGAAGTTCCTCACGGCCGACGGTGGCTTCGAGGTGGAGAAGTTCGTCAAGAGCGTCGAGTTCATCATCACCGCGATGGACATCTCGATCTGCTTCGCCGACTTCCCGACCGAGAAGATCGGGATCACCACCCGGGCGTACCGGCAGCTCGGCATCGGGTACGCGAACCTGGGCGCGCTGCTGATGGCCTCCGGCCTGCCGTACGACTCGGACGGCGGGCGCAGCGTGGCCGCGGCGATCACCTCGCTGATGACCGGTACGGCGTACCGGCGCTCGGCCGAGCTGGCCGGCGTGGTCGGCGCGTACGACGGGTACGCCCGCAACGCCGACGCCCACCAGCGGGTGATGCGCAAGCACGCCGCCGCCAACGACGAGGTCCGCGCCCAGGGCCCGGTCGCCACCGAGATCCTCCGTGAGGCCACCCGCCAGTGGAAGAACGGCAACAAGATCGGTGAGAAGAACGGCTGGCGCAACGCCCAGGCGTCGGTGCTCGCCCCGACCGGCACCATCGGCCTGATGATGGACTGCGACACCACCGGCATCGAGCCCGACCTGGCCCTGGTCAAGTTCAAGAAGCTGGTCGGCGGCGGCTCCATGCAGATCGTCAACCAGACCGTGCCGCGCGCGCTGCGCAGCCTCGGCTACCCCGAGGAGCAGGTCGAGGCGATCGTCGAGCACATCGGCGAGCACGGCAACGTGGTGGACGCCCCCGGCCTCAAGCCGGAGCACTACGCGGTCTTCGACTGCGCCATGGGCGACCGGTCGATCGCCCCGATCGGCCACGTCCGGATGATGGCCGCGGTGCAGCCGTTCATCTCCGGCGCCATCTCCAAGACGGTCAACATGCCCGAGTCGGCGACCGTCGAGGAGATCGAGGAGATCCACTACCAGGGCTGGAAGCTCGGCCTGAAGGCGCTCGCGATCTACCGCGACAACTGCAAGGTCGGCCAGCCGCTGTCGGCGGGCAAGACCGCCAAGGCCGCCGCCCCGGCCGCCGTCGAGGAAAAAGCGGTCGAGAAGGTCGTGGAGAAGGTGGTCGAGTACCGCCCGATCCGCAAGCGCCTGCCGAAGAAGCGTCCCTCCGAGACGGTCTCCTTCTCGGTCGGCGGCGCCGAGGGCTACCTCACCGCGTCGTCCTACCCGGACGACGGCCTCGGCGAGGTCTTCCTGAAGATGTCGAAGCAGGGCTCCACCCTGGCCGGTGTGATGGACGCCTTCTCGGTGGCCATCTCGATAGGCCTTCAGTACGGCGTCCCGCTGGAGACGTACGTCAGCAAGTTCACCAACATGCGCTTCGAGCCGGCCGGCATGACCGACGACCCGGACGTGCGCATGGCGTCCTCGGTGATGGACTACATCTTCCGTCGCCTGGCGCTGGACTTCCTGCCCTACGACACCCGCGCCGAGCTGGGCATCTTCACCGCCAAGGAGCGCACCGCGCAGGCACAGGCGGAGGCCGCCGCCGAGGCTGCCGCCGCCGACCTGGCGGTCACCAACATGGCGGAGTCGGCCCCGGCCGCCACGCCGGTCACGCCGACCGTCACGGTCGCCGAGGTGAAGGCCTCGGCCGTCCCGGAGAAGCCGGCGGGCTCGTCGACCGAGCTCCTCGAGCTGGTCACCGGGCACGCAGCGGACGCGCCGCTCTGCTTCACCTGCGGCACGAAGATGCGCCGCGCCGGCAGCTGCTACGTCTGTGAGGGCTGCGGCTCCACGTCGGGTTGCAGCTGA
- the nrdR gene encoding transcriptional regulator NrdR has protein sequence MRCPYCRHADSRVVDSREADDGQLIRRRRSCPECGKRFTTVEEAVLAVVKRSGVTEPFSRTKIMSGVRKACQGRPVDEDSIALLAQRVEETVRARGAAEIPSHEVGLAILTPLRELDQVAYLRFASVYKSFDSLDEFEKEIASLREAPAVRDAGTRHAVAPRSGTARVPKING, from the coding sequence GTGCGGTGCCCGTACTGCCGGCACGCTGATTCGCGTGTCGTGGACTCGCGCGAGGCCGACGACGGTCAGTTGATCCGTCGGCGCCGCTCGTGCCCCGAGTGCGGCAAACGCTTCACCACGGTCGAGGAGGCGGTGCTCGCGGTGGTCAAGCGCAGTGGCGTCACCGAGCCCTTCAGCCGGACCAAGATCATGAGCGGGGTCCGCAAGGCCTGCCAGGGCCGGCCCGTCGACGAGGACTCGATCGCGTTGCTCGCGCAGCGGGTCGAGGAGACCGTCCGGGCGCGGGGCGCTGCCGAGATCCCGAGCCACGAGGTCGGACTGGCGATCCTCACGCCGTTGCGTGAACTCGACCAGGTGGCCTACCTGCGGTTCGCCAGCGTCTACAAGTCCTTCGACTCGCTCGACGAGTTCGAGAAGGAGATCGCCTCGCTCCGGGAGGCGCCGGCTGTCCGGGACGCCGGGACGCGACATGCCGTCGCGCCGCGGTCCGGAACGGCACGCGTGCCCAAGATCAACGGCTGA
- the lexA gene encoding transcriptional repressor LexA yields the protein MRKPDAGGAAAAMRRRTPSRARSADAPQLRSVTAVGNLSEPVATDLTARQRRILEFIREWGEKYGYPPSVREIGEAVGLVSPSSVAYQLKALETKGYLRRDPNRPRAVDVRSPGELVDDEALRAARPQPAYVPLVGRIAAGGPILAEQAVEDFFPLPRELVGEGEVFMLEVKGDSMIDAAICNGDWVVVRQQPTAEVGDIVAAMIDGEATVKSYRQRDGHVWLMPANPAFDPIPGDDATIMGRVVAVLRRV from the coding sequence ATGAGGAAGCCGGATGCCGGCGGCGCCGCGGCCGCCATGCGGCGCCGCACACCGAGCCGGGCCCGGTCCGCGGACGCCCCGCAGCTGCGTTCGGTGACCGCGGTGGGCAACCTGAGCGAGCCGGTCGCCACCGACCTCACCGCCCGCCAGCGGCGCATCCTCGAGTTCATCCGCGAGTGGGGCGAGAAATACGGTTACCCGCCCAGCGTCCGGGAGATCGGCGAGGCCGTCGGCCTGGTCTCCCCGTCCAGCGTGGCCTACCAGTTGAAGGCCCTGGAGACCAAGGGCTACCTGCGCCGCGACCCGAACCGGCCACGCGCCGTCGACGTCCGCTCCCCCGGCGAGCTGGTCGACGACGAGGCGCTGCGCGCCGCCCGCCCGCAGCCGGCCTACGTGCCGCTGGTCGGCCGGATCGCCGCCGGTGGCCCGATCCTCGCCGAGCAGGCGGTGGAGGACTTCTTCCCGCTGCCGCGCGAGCTGGTCGGCGAGGGCGAGGTCTTCATGCTGGAGGTCAAGGGCGACTCGATGATCGACGCCGCGATCTGCAACGGCGACTGGGTGGTGGTCCGCCAGCAGCCGACCGCCGAGGTCGGCGACATCGTGGCCGCCATGATCGACGGCGAGGCCACGGTCAAGAGCTACCGCCAGCGCGACGGCCACGTCTGGCTGATGCCGGCCAACCCGGCCTTCGACCCGATCCCCGGCGACGACGCCACCATCATGGGCCGCGTGGTCGCGGTCCTGCGCCGCGTCTGA
- the hflX gene encoding GTPase HflX: MRNTYQTPVLDEPDFTTGELELEERHSLRRVAGLSTELTDITEVEYRQLRLERVVLVGVWTEGSVDDAENSLTELAQLAETAGSQVLEGLIQRRKQPDAATFIGRGKVDELRDAVVASGADTVICDGELSPSQLRNLEQQVKVKVVDRTALILDIFAQHAKSKEGKAQVELAQLQYLLPRLRGWGESLSRQGGGAGGGGSGGGGVGTRGPGETKLETDRRRINQRIAKLRREIKAMRTARDTKRSRRQASGTPAVAIAGYTNAGKSSLLNRITEAGVLVENALFATLDPTTRRTSAEDGRVYTLSDTVGFVRHLPHQIVEAFRSTLEEVADADLLVHVVDGSHPDPEGQVSAVREVLGEVEADRVPELLVINKMDAADEETVLRLKRTWPEAVFVSARSGSGIQELKEAIAARLPRPAVDLRILLPYDRGDLVARVHRTGQVLQSRHLDDGTELRVLVDERLAADLEQFRC, from the coding sequence TTGCGAAACACGTACCAGACACCCGTCCTTGACGAGCCGGACTTCACGACCGGTGAGCTCGAGCTGGAGGAGCGGCACTCGCTCAGGCGGGTGGCCGGACTCTCCACCGAGCTGACCGACATCACCGAGGTTGAGTACCGCCAGTTGCGACTCGAGCGAGTCGTGCTGGTCGGCGTCTGGACCGAGGGCAGCGTCGACGACGCGGAGAACTCGCTGACCGAGCTCGCCCAGCTGGCCGAGACCGCCGGTTCCCAGGTCCTGGAGGGCCTGATCCAGCGGCGCAAGCAGCCGGACGCCGCGACGTTCATCGGCCGGGGCAAGGTCGACGAGCTGCGGGACGCGGTCGTCGCCTCGGGCGCCGACACCGTCATCTGCGACGGCGAGCTGTCCCCGTCCCAACTGCGTAACCTGGAGCAGCAGGTCAAGGTGAAGGTGGTCGACCGGACCGCGCTGATCCTGGACATCTTCGCCCAGCACGCGAAAAGCAAAGAGGGTAAGGCTCAGGTCGAGCTGGCCCAGCTGCAGTACCTCTTGCCGCGACTGCGCGGCTGGGGTGAGTCGCTCTCCCGGCAGGGCGGTGGCGCCGGTGGCGGCGGCTCCGGCGGCGGTGGCGTGGGCACGCGTGGTCCCGGTGAGACCAAGCTGGAGACCGACCGCCGGCGGATCAACCAGCGGATCGCCAAGCTGCGCCGCGAGATCAAGGCGATGCGGACCGCCCGGGACACCAAGCGGTCCCGCCGGCAGGCCAGCGGCACGCCCGCGGTGGCCATCGCCGGTTACACCAACGCCGGCAAGTCCAGCCTGCTGAACCGGATCACCGAGGCCGGCGTCCTGGTGGAGAACGCGCTGTTCGCCACCCTGGACCCGACCACCCGGCGGACCTCCGCGGAGGACGGCCGGGTCTACACGCTCTCCGACACCGTCGGGTTCGTCCGGCACCTGCCGCACCAGATCGTCGAGGCGTTCCGCTCGACGCTGGAGGAGGTGGCCGACGCCGACCTGCTGGTGCACGTCGTCGACGGCTCGCACCCGGACCCGGAGGGTCAGGTCAGCGCGGTCCGCGAGGTGCTCGGCGAGGTCGAGGCCGACCGGGTCCCCGAGCTGCTGGTGATCAACAAGATGGACGCGGCCGACGAGGAGACCGTGCTCCGGCTCAAGCGGACCTGGCCGGAGGCGGTGTTCGTCTCGGCGCGCTCCGGCTCGGGCATCCAGGAGCTGAAGGAGGCCATCGCGGCGCGGCTGCCCCGGCCGGCGGTGGATCTGCGGATCCTGCTGCCGTACGACCGGGGTGATCTCGTCGCCCGGGTGCACCGGACCGGGCAGGTGCTCCAGTCCCGGCACCTGGACGACGGCACCGAGCTGCGGGTCCTGGTGGACGAGCGGCTGGCGGCCGACCTGGAACAGTTCCGTTGCTGA
- a CDS encoding NAD-dependent malic enzyme: protein MVTTRLPSAGFSITIRIAVTADASSIGRLTTCVGEAGAVVTALDVVDSDPTQVVVDLTCDTADSAHADQVVKQLEDQDGVDVRKVSDRTFLLHLGGKIEVSSKVALRNRDELSRAYTPGVARVCMAIAENPADARRLTIKRNTVAVVSDGSAVLGLGNIGPAAAMPVMEGKAALFKRFGGVDAWPVVLDTQDTDEIVKIVKAIAPAYGGINLEDIAAPRCFEIEARLREQLDIPVFHDDQHGTAICVLAALTNALRVVGKRMEDVKVVVSGAGAAGTAIMKLLMRQGVGDIIAYDRKGALHRGMPGLNESMQWLADHTNKTNYSGDLPGAIVGADVFIGVSAPNLLTGDDIAKMADKSIVFAMANPDPEVDPREARKHAAVVATGRSDQPNQINNVLAFPGVFRGMLDASAEEFTEEMALAAARAIADVVGEDKLNPTVIIPSVFDPRVTPAVAAAIRAVVRGGPAPANPAAAPESELDQAPEGIF from the coding sequence GTGGTGACCACCCGCCTGCCCAGTGCAGGATTCTCGATCACGATCCGCATCGCTGTTACCGCGGACGCCTCGTCCATCGGCCGGCTCACCACCTGCGTGGGTGAGGCCGGGGCGGTCGTGACCGCGCTGGACGTGGTGGACTCCGACCCCACCCAGGTGGTCGTCGACCTGACCTGTGACACCGCCGACTCCGCGCACGCCGACCAGGTCGTCAAGCAGCTCGAGGACCAGGACGGCGTGGACGTCCGGAAGGTCTCCGACCGCACCTTCCTGCTGCACTTGGGCGGCAAGATCGAGGTCAGCTCCAAGGTCGCGCTGCGCAACCGGGACGAGCTGTCCCGGGCGTACACGCCGGGTGTGGCCCGGGTCTGCATGGCCATCGCGGAGAACCCGGCGGACGCCCGCCGGCTCACCATCAAGCGCAACACCGTGGCCGTGGTCAGCGACGGCTCCGCGGTGCTCGGCCTGGGCAACATCGGCCCGGCCGCGGCGATGCCGGTGATGGAGGGCAAGGCCGCGCTGTTCAAGCGGTTCGGCGGCGTCGACGCCTGGCCGGTGGTCCTGGACACCCAGGACACCGACGAGATCGTCAAGATCGTCAAGGCCATCGCCCCGGCCTACGGCGGCATCAACCTGGAGGACATCGCCGCCCCGCGCTGCTTCGAGATCGAGGCCCGGCTGCGCGAGCAGCTGGACATCCCGGTCTTCCACGACGACCAGCACGGCACCGCGATCTGCGTGCTGGCCGCGCTCACCAACGCGCTGCGGGTGGTCGGCAAGCGGATGGAGGACGTGAAGGTCGTCGTCTCCGGCGCCGGCGCGGCCGGCACCGCGATCATGAAACTGCTGATGCGCCAGGGCGTCGGCGACATCATCGCCTACGACCGGAAGGGCGCGCTGCACCGCGGCATGCCCGGCCTGAACGAGTCGATGCAGTGGCTGGCCGACCACACCAACAAGACCAACTACTCCGGCGACCTGCCCGGCGCGATCGTCGGCGCCGACGTCTTCATCGGCGTCTCCGCGCCGAACCTGCTGACCGGCGACGACATCGCCAAGATGGCCGACAAGTCGATCGTCTTCGCGATGGCCAACCCGGACCCGGAGGTCGACCCGCGCGAGGCCCGCAAGCACGCCGCGGTCGTCGCCACCGGCCGCTCCGACCAGCCCAACCAGATCAACAACGTGCTGGCCTTCCCCGGCGTCTTCCGCGGCATGCTGGACGCCAGCGCCGAGGAGTTCACCGAGGAGATGGCCCTCGCGGCGGCCCGCGCCATCGCCGACGTGGTCGGCGAGGACAAGCTCAACCCCACAGTGATCATCCCCAGCGTCTTCGACCCCCGGGTGACGCCGGCGGTCGCGGCCGCGATCCGCGCGGTCGTCCGCGGCGGCCCCGCGCCCGCCAATCCGGCCGCCGCCCCGGAGTCCGAGCTGGATCAGGCTCCCGAAGGCATCTTCTAA
- a CDS encoding IS256 family transposase, translating into MAAEPSLNVANLLREHLQSASPDLLRAMVKTFADVLMSAEVDALCGAEYGERSDERTNSRNGYRHRDWDTRAGTVELAIPKLRQGSYFPDWLLQHRRRAEQALVSVVATSYLLGVSTRRVEKLVEQLGIKQLSKSQVSEMARHLDAQVEAFRQRPLDAGPYTFVWVDALAIKVREAGRTINVHALIAVGVNADGGREVLGLEVTSDEDGAGWLAFLRSLTARGLAGVRLVVSDAHRGLVSAIGAALPGASWQRCRTHYLRNLLAKVPKTAQPWVATLVRTVFDQPDTDEVHAQFARVLDTIAEKFPDAAEHLDDAQADLLAFTAFPRELWRQIWSNNPQERLNKEIRRRTDVVGIFPNRAAIIRLVGAVLAEQTDEWVEGRRYMGLDLLRKARLTPITTSQDTEPDQPAEIAA; encoded by the coding sequence ATGGCCGCAGAACCGAGTCTGAACGTCGCGAACCTGTTGCGCGAGCATCTTCAATCGGCGAGCCCTGATCTGCTGCGGGCGATGGTGAAAACCTTCGCTGACGTGCTGATGTCCGCCGAAGTCGACGCGCTGTGTGGCGCCGAGTACGGCGAACGCAGCGATGAGCGCACCAACTCCCGTAACGGCTACCGCCACCGCGACTGGGACACCCGCGCCGGCACCGTCGAACTGGCCATCCCCAAACTGCGGCAAGGCTCCTACTTCCCGGACTGGCTACTGCAACACCGCCGCCGCGCCGAACAAGCCCTCGTCAGCGTCGTCGCGACCAGCTACCTGCTCGGCGTCTCCACCCGCCGGGTCGAGAAACTGGTCGAGCAACTCGGCATCAAGCAGCTGTCCAAAAGCCAGGTCAGCGAGATGGCCCGCCACCTGGACGCCCAGGTCGAAGCGTTCCGCCAACGCCCGCTCGACGCCGGCCCCTACACCTTCGTCTGGGTCGACGCCCTGGCCATCAAGGTCCGCGAAGCAGGCCGCACCATCAATGTTCACGCCTTGATCGCCGTCGGGGTCAACGCTGACGGCGGCCGAGAAGTCCTCGGCCTGGAAGTCACCTCAGATGAAGACGGCGCCGGCTGGCTGGCCTTCCTCCGATCGCTGACGGCCCGCGGTCTGGCCGGGGTCCGGCTGGTCGTCTCCGACGCCCACCGCGGCCTGGTCTCCGCGATCGGGGCTGCCCTGCCGGGCGCGTCCTGGCAACGCTGCCGCACCCACTACCTGCGCAACCTGCTCGCCAAAGTCCCCAAAACAGCGCAGCCCTGGGTCGCCACCCTGGTCCGCACCGTCTTCGACCAACCCGACACCGACGAAGTCCACGCCCAGTTCGCCCGCGTGCTCGACACCATCGCCGAGAAGTTCCCCGACGCCGCCGAACACCTCGACGACGCCCAAGCTGACCTGCTGGCCTTCACCGCGTTCCCACGCGAGCTCTGGCGCCAAATCTGGTCCAACAACCCCCAAGAACGCCTCAACAAGGAGATCCGGCGGCGCACCGACGTCGTCGGGATCTTCCCGAACCGGGCCGCGATCATCCGCCTCGTCGGCGCCGTACTCGCCGAACAAACCGACGAATGGGTCGAAGGACGCCGCTACATGGGCCTGGACCTACTCCGCAAAGCCCGCCTCACACCCATCACCACCAGCCAAGACACCGAACCCGACCAACCCGCCGAGATCGCCGCATAG
- a CDS encoding glycerophosphodiester phosphodiesterase, whose protein sequence is MLHRVAHRGYSAVAPENTLPALAAAARAGATFVEFDVRCTADGVPVVIHDRTVDRTTSGSGRVWDLRADEIAALDAGSWFGPGHAGLRVPALTEALAVLQPTGAEILLEIKPPATLDEVKAVIAALAEYDLLDRTVVQSFEADVVRKARQLAPEVRRGLLLFRFDAETVELCRELGVTYCNPSVADVLNGPATMADLTGIGVGVMPWTANDMAQWRPLADAGVAGLITDYVGELAGWSAA, encoded by the coding sequence ATGCTGCATCGTGTCGCCCATCGCGGCTACTCCGCGGTGGCCCCGGAGAACACCCTGCCCGCCCTGGCCGCCGCCGCGCGGGCCGGCGCCACGTTCGTCGAGTTCGACGTGCGGTGCACCGCCGACGGCGTCCCGGTGGTGATCCACGACCGGACCGTGGATCGCACCACCTCCGGCTCCGGCCGGGTCTGGGACCTGCGCGCCGACGAGATCGCTGCGCTGGACGCCGGCTCCTGGTTCGGCCCCGGGCACGCCGGTCTGCGGGTGCCGGCGCTGACCGAGGCCCTCGCCGTGCTCCAGCCGACCGGCGCCGAGATCCTGCTGGAGATCAAGCCCCCGGCCACCCTGGACGAGGTCAAGGCGGTGATCGCCGCCCTCGCCGAGTACGACCTGCTGGACCGCACCGTGGTGCAGAGCTTCGAGGCCGACGTGGTCCGCAAGGCCCGCCAGCTCGCCCCGGAGGTCCGCCGCGGCCTGCTGCTGTTCCGCTTCGACGCGGAAACCGTCGAACTCTGCCGCGAACTCGGCGTCACCTACTGCAACCCGTCGGTCGCGGACGTCCTGAACGGCCCGGCGACGATGGCCGACCTCACCGGGATCGGCGTCGGCGTCATGCCCTGGACCGCCAACGACATGGCCCAGTGGCGCCCGCTGGCCGACGCCGGCGTCGCCGGCCTGATCACCGATTACGTCGGCGAACTGGCCGGCTGGTCCGCCGCCTGA
- the dapF gene encoding diaminopimelate epimerase, whose protein sequence is MFFTKGHGTANDFVILPDPDGELELTPALVAALCDRRRGIGGDGVLRVVRAAKHPEGAAHAAEAEWFMDYWNSDGSIAEMCGNGVRVFARYLVENGLATADPAGLPVATRAGVMLAVVRTDTISVRMSTPRVYAASTATVGALTVPGLAVDCGNPHLVCGLHDGVELGGLDLTVAPLVDTALFTAGVNVEFVEPAAAVTGVDRHVRMRVHERGSGETQSCGTGALAVGAVALREAGLERGSVAVDVLGGRLVITCDERGAWWLAGPAVLVASGEVDPAVFAAAAAPAVSG, encoded by the coding sequence GTGTTTTTCACCAAGGGCCACGGCACCGCGAACGACTTCGTCATCCTTCCCGACCCCGACGGCGAGCTGGAGCTGACGCCGGCGCTGGTCGCCGCGCTCTGCGACCGGCGGCGCGGGATCGGCGGTGACGGCGTGCTGCGGGTGGTGCGCGCCGCGAAACACCCGGAGGGTGCCGCGCACGCCGCCGAGGCCGAGTGGTTCATGGACTACTGGAACAGTGACGGCTCGATCGCCGAGATGTGCGGCAACGGCGTCCGTGTCTTCGCCCGCTACCTGGTCGAGAACGGTCTCGCCACGGCAGACCCCGCGGGCCTGCCGGTCGCGACCCGGGCCGGCGTCATGCTCGCCGTGGTGCGGACCGACACGATTTCGGTACGCATGAGCACCCCCCGTGTCTACGCGGCGAGCACCGCCACCGTGGGGGCGCTCACCGTCCCCGGCCTCGCCGTCGACTGCGGCAACCCGCACCTGGTCTGCGGCCTGCACGACGGGGTCGAGCTGGGCGGCCTGGACCTCACCGTCGCCCCGCTGGTCGACACCGCGCTGTTCACCGCCGGGGTGAACGTGGAGTTCGTCGAGCCCGCCGCGGCCGTCACCGGGGTGGACCGGCACGTCCGGATGCGGGTGCACGAGCGCGGCTCGGGCGAGACCCAGTCCTGTGGCACCGGCGCGCTCGCGGTCGGCGCCGTGGCGCTGCGCGAGGCCGGGCTGGAGCGCGGCTCGGTCGCCGTCGACGTGCTCGGCGGCCGGCTCGTGATCACCTGCGACGAGCGGGGCGCGTGGTGGCTGGCCGGCCCGGCCGTGCTGGTCGCGTCGGGCGAGGTCGACCCGGCGGTGTTCGCCGCGGCCGCCGCTCCGGCGGTGTCCGGCTGA
- the miaA gene encoding tRNA (adenosine(37)-N6)-dimethylallyltransferase MiaA, which produces MSPGPRVVTVVGPTAAGKSALSIALAHALGGEVVNADSMQLYRGMDIGTAKLGVPEREGVPHHLLDIWDVTVTAAVAEYQALARAAIDDILARGRVPLLVGGSGLYVRAVLEEFEFPGTDPVIRARLEAELAETGPAPLFARLAERDPVAAGRILPSNGRRIVRALEVIELTGRPFTAALPDPKPHYPSVQIGVDRDVAELDERIALRVDQMWAAGLLDEVRALDAAGIRDGRTASRALGYQQAIAQLDGTMTESAAKDDTVRGTRRFVRRQRSWFRRDPAITWLDGAAPTLLADALAVAR; this is translated from the coding sequence TTGAGTCCGGGTCCTCGCGTGGTCACCGTCGTCGGGCCGACAGCGGCCGGTAAGTCCGCCTTGAGCATCGCACTCGCCCACGCTCTGGGTGGCGAGGTGGTCAACGCCGACTCGATGCAGCTGTATCGCGGGATGGACATCGGGACCGCGAAACTCGGCGTGCCGGAGCGCGAGGGCGTGCCGCACCATCTGCTCGACATCTGGGACGTCACGGTCACCGCGGCCGTCGCCGAGTACCAAGCGCTGGCCCGGGCCGCGATCGACGACATCCTGGCCCGCGGCCGGGTGCCGCTGCTGGTCGGCGGCTCCGGGCTCTACGTGCGCGCGGTGCTGGAGGAGTTCGAGTTCCCCGGCACCGACCCGGTGATCCGGGCCCGGCTGGAGGCGGAGCTGGCCGAGACCGGCCCGGCGCCGCTGTTCGCCCGGCTGGCCGAGCGCGACCCGGTCGCGGCCGGCCGGATCCTGCCCTCCAACGGCCGGCGGATCGTCCGCGCCCTGGAGGTCATCGAGCTGACCGGCCGGCCGTTCACCGCGGCTCTGCCGGATCCGAAACCGCATTACCCGTCGGTGCAGATCGGCGTGGACCGGGACGTCGCCGAGCTGGACGAGCGGATCGCGCTGCGGGTCGACCAGATGTGGGCGGCCGGGCTGCTCGACGAGGTGCGCGCGCTGGACGCGGCCGGGATCCGGGACGGACGGACCGCTTCCCGGGCGCTCGGTTACCAGCAGGCCATCGCCCAGTTGGACGGCACGATGACCGAGTCGGCGGCGAAGGACGACACGGTTCGCGGCACCCGGCGATTCGTCCGGCGGCAGCGCTCCTGGTTCCGCCGGGACCCGGCCATCACCTGGCTGGACGGGGCCGCCCCGACGCTCCTGGCCGACGCGCTCGCCGTTGCGCGATGA